A window from Desulfatiglans sp. encodes these proteins:
- a CDS encoding four helix bundle protein: MPKISNFEDLEIWQNARELSKVVYEITKTEPFNKDYRFRDQTRASAGSVMDNIAEGFEREGNKEFLQFLSIAKGSCGETRSQLYRAFDFGYIGSDILDNLIEKAKHLSKQISNFMSYLRKSSYKGSKFK; encoded by the coding sequence ATGCCAAAAATATCAAACTTTGAAGATTTGGAAATATGGCAGAATGCACGAGAACTTAGTAAGGTGGTTTATGAAATTACAAAAACCGAACCATTCAATAAAGACTATAGATTCAGAGACCAGACAAGAGCGTCAGCTGGGTCTGTAATGGATAATATAGCCGAAGGATTTGAAAGGGAAGGGAATAAGGAATTCCTTCAATTTTTAAGTATTGCAAAAGGGTCCTGTGGTGAGACTCGTTCCCAGTTATACCGCGCATTTGATTTCGGATATATCGGTAGTGATATTCTTGATAATTTGATAGAAAAGGCAAAACATCTCAGTAAACAAATATCCAACTTTATGTCCTACTTAAGAAAGAGTAGCTATAAGGGTTCAAAATTTAAATGA